In the genome of Candidatus Caldatribacterium sp., one region contains:
- a CDS encoding PHP domain-containing protein, translated as MGSRDFTADLHIHTVLSPCAQRDMLPHCIVLEALEKGIDIIAVTDHNACENVLLTIHLGERFGIWVIPGIEVETKEEVHLLAYFPSYEDLLHFNQLVEAFLPPFPLDEAVWGEEWIIDEEGNIAAKKSNLLALPLSLSLEEVVEEVRRCQGIPVLAHIDRRAYSVFSQLGFIPPGLAVEVLEVSPRASPDEVQKRFSLSGYRFLSSSDAHTLSEIGRRRTLFRMASCSWDEFLLALSGDRGRDIVV; from the coding sequence GTGGGTAGCAGGGATTTCACGGCGGATCTCCACATTCACACGGTCCTTTCTCCGTGTGCTCAGCGGGACATGTTGCCACACTGTATTGTTCTTGAGGCACTGGAGAAAGGAATTGATATTATCGCCGTGACTGACCACAACGCCTGTGAGAATGTGCTTCTTACAATCCACCTTGGAGAACGTTTCGGTATTTGGGTTATCCCGGGCATCGAGGTAGAAACGAAAGAAGAGGTTCATCTCCTCGCCTATTTCCCAAGTTACGAGGACCTCTTGCATTTCAACCAGCTCGTGGAGGCATTTCTCCCTCCTTTTCCCCTGGATGAAGCGGTCTGGGGAGAGGAGTGGATTATAGATGAGGAAGGTAACATTGCTGCTAAGAAGAGTAACCTTCTTGCCCTTCCCCTTTCCCTTTCCCTTGAGGAAGTCGTGGAAGAAGTGCGACGTTGTCAGGGGATACCCGTTCTTGCCCATATTGACAGGAGGGCGTACAGCGTTTTTTCCCAGCTTGGTTTTATTCCCCCGGGACTTGCGGTAGAAGTCCTTGAAGTTTCTCCTCGAGCTTCTCCTGATGAGGTGCAAAAGCGATTCTCTCTCTCTGGGTACCGTTTTCTCTCTTCCTCCGATGCCCATACACTTTCTGAAATTGGCCGACGAAGGACCCTCTTTCGAATGGCTTCATGTTCCTGGGACGAGTTCCTTCTTGCCCTTTCTGGTGATAGAGGAAGGGATATAGTGGTGTAA
- the mraZ gene encoding division/cell wall cluster transcriptional repressor MraZ: MFVGQYSHNVDEKGRIIIPSAFREELQGTLYLSRGIERCIFLYPESSWKSLYEKITSLSLTRKETRDFARLFLSTVAVVTPDSQGRISLPAYLREYAAIDRRVVLIGVGTRVEIWDEELWREYTGTTEERFAEICERIVDTGI; the protein is encoded by the coding sequence GTGTTCGTCGGGCAGTACTCCCACAATGTGGACGAGAAAGGCCGCATCATCATTCCGAGTGCCTTCCGAGAAGAACTCCAAGGAACTCTCTACCTCTCCCGAGGAATAGAGCGGTGCATCTTTCTGTACCCCGAAAGTTCCTGGAAGAGTCTCTACGAGAAAATCACCTCCCTTTCTTTGACTCGCAAGGAAACCCGGGATTTCGCTCGCCTTTTCCTCTCAACCGTTGCAGTGGTTACCCCTGACAGCCAGGGTCGCATTTCTCTCCCTGCGTACCTACGGGAGTACGCAGCCATTGACAGACGGGTCGTCCTCATAGGTGTGGGAACGCGAGTTGAAATCTGGGACGAGGAGCTGTGGAGGGAGTACACCGGCACCACAGAAGAGCGGTTTGCCGAAATCTGCGAGCGTATCGTGGACACAGGAATATGA
- the rsmH gene encoding 16S rRNA (cytosine(1402)-N(4))-methyltransferase RsmH: MTQLFHEPVMVEEVCHFLLQGDGVYVDATVGGGGHARAILERLGPSSVLLGIDRDREAIEAARKVLAPFAPRVLLVQERFSRLRDVLASFGIARVRGVLFDLGFSSWQLEESRRGFSFLKEGPLDMRMDPSSGETAYDLIHRLSERELADIFFRFGEERYARRIARAIVQYRRRKPITTTTELSRLIAQIVPRGRIHPATRVFMALRIAVNRELDELQRALEQLPTLLEEGGRVVILSYHSLEDRLVKRFFRECPLLKSLTKEPVVPSKEEVQRNPRARSARLRAAERIVGEEKV; the protein is encoded by the coding sequence ATGACCCAGCTCTTCCATGAGCCGGTTATGGTGGAGGAGGTTTGCCACTTCCTCCTCCAGGGTGACGGTGTGTACGTGGATGCCACTGTCGGAGGGGGTGGACATGCGAGGGCTATCCTTGAGCGTTTGGGTCCGAGTTCAGTCCTTCTGGGAATCGACCGGGACCGAGAGGCTATTGAGGCAGCCCGAAAAGTTCTTGCTCCCTTTGCTCCTCGCGTTCTCCTTGTACAGGAACGATTTTCGAGACTCCGGGATGTCCTCGCCTCTTTTGGCATCGCGCGGGTACGGGGGGTTCTTTTTGACCTGGGGTTTTCCTCGTGGCAGCTTGAAGAGAGCCGGCGGGGGTTTAGCTTTTTGAAAGAAGGTCCTCTCGACATGAGGATGGACCCATCAAGCGGTGAAACAGCTTACGACCTTATCCATAGGCTCTCAGAGAGAGAGCTTGCCGATATCTTTTTTCGCTTTGGAGAAGAACGGTATGCCCGTCGCATTGCCAGGGCTATCGTGCAGTATCGTCGGAGAAAGCCCATTACCACCACAACGGAGCTTTCCCGTCTCATCGCTCAGATTGTTCCTCGGGGGAGAATTCATCCGGCGACACGAGTCTTTATGGCGCTTCGAATTGCGGTGAACAGAGAGCTTGATGAGCTTCAGCGAGCCCTCGAACAACTCCCCACCCTTCTTGAGGAGGGGGGCAGGGTGGTTATCCTCAGTTACCACTCCCTTGAGGACCGCTTGGTCAAGCGGTTCTTCCGGGAGTGCCCTTTGCTGAAGAGTCTCACCAAGGAGCCTGTTGTACCTTCAAAAGAAGAGGTACAGCGGAATCCCCGGGCACGAAGTGCCCGATTGCGAGCTGCAGAGAGAATTGTTGGGGAGGAAAAAGTATGA
- a CDS encoding septum formation initiator family protein, giving the protein MKRMRWLCGGALFCLFLVALVYLGMQALVLEKSFLVAQKRALLEDLMAQREKLAAEVAALSSLERIRNVATERLGMVPPERIVYAVVGREVLGKSKGETYVVRRGEPEGGER; this is encoded by the coding sequence ATGAAGCGAATGCGATGGCTCTGTGGAGGGGCGCTCTTTTGCCTTTTCCTCGTTGCTCTCGTGTATCTCGGTATGCAGGCTTTAGTCCTTGAAAAAAGCTTTCTCGTCGCTCAAAAAAGAGCCCTTCTTGAGGATCTCATGGCCCAACGGGAGAAGCTTGCTGCCGAGGTTGCTGCACTCTCGTCCCTTGAGCGAATTCGGAATGTCGCTACGGAGCGCCTCGGCATGGTTCCCCCAGAACGTATCGTGTACGCCGTGGTAGGAAGAGAAGTTCTGGGCAAAAGCAAAGGCGAAACTTACGTCGTGCGACGCGGGGAGCCCGAGGGTGGAGAGAGGTAG
- a CDS encoding penicillin-binding protein 2 — MLSQRFVVRAVLLSFFLSLFLGGVGFRLFSLQILNHRLYREEVIRRFALDELLALRGEILDRNGEVLAKDVATLTVCASPRLIHDPGAVAEKLAPLLSRSIEDLKARLSVDASFVVLQTQVSATLANRLREARIDGIYWVRETQRFYPKAPLLSSVLGFVGKDRKGLEGLEYVFNDLLEGENGYVTFERDALGREIPPTVTVHPPRKGKTLHLTVDTTIQFFAEEALRKAIERTRAKRGAIIVNNPKTGDILAMASYPSFDNRFFQNFPPESWRNYAVNMVIEPGSTVKPLVLAAALEEKVVSLKDTFFCSGGIRVHNHRVRCIKTHGQESLEDVLINSCNVGIISIAQKLGKEKLYRYLRDFGLGEKTGISLPGEEGGLLRPPEQWSLLSIGAVPIGQEMMVTPLQLLCALSSIANKGVLMRPRLVQRVTDAFGNTILEFPPSPVRQVVSEKTAGLVLSMMEKVVAKGTGKKAQVVGYRIAGKTGTGQKAGPGGKYVPGAYYSSFVGFFPLPDPCFGVLVVLDEPEGEYYGGDIAAPVFQEVAENILRYQGVISDKAEVETF, encoded by the coding sequence GTGCTCTCTCAGAGGTTTGTCGTGCGAGCGGTTCTTTTGAGCTTTTTCCTTTCCCTCTTTCTTGGGGGTGTTGGCTTTCGTCTTTTCTCCCTTCAGATTCTGAACCACCGATTGTACCGTGAGGAGGTTATTCGTCGTTTTGCCCTCGATGAGCTCCTTGCTCTCCGGGGAGAGATTCTTGACCGCAATGGGGAAGTGCTGGCAAAAGATGTCGCAACCCTCACAGTATGTGCCTCTCCCCGCTTGATTCATGATCCTGGCGCTGTGGCCGAGAAGCTTGCGCCCCTTCTTTCAAGGAGCATAGAAGACCTCAAGGCAAGACTCTCGGTGGATGCCTCCTTTGTTGTTCTACAGACACAGGTTTCTGCAACGCTCGCCAACAGGCTCAGAGAGGCGAGGATAGATGGTATCTATTGGGTTCGGGAAACGCAAAGGTTCTATCCCAAGGCTCCTCTTCTAAGTTCGGTTCTGGGCTTTGTGGGAAAAGACCGTAAGGGCCTTGAAGGACTGGAGTACGTATTCAACGATCTCCTTGAAGGAGAAAATGGGTACGTCACTTTTGAACGTGATGCCTTGGGCCGGGAAATTCCCCCTACTGTCACTGTGCATCCTCCCAGGAAGGGGAAAACGCTTCACCTTACTGTGGACACAACCATTCAGTTTTTTGCCGAAGAGGCCCTTCGCAAGGCTATAGAAAGGACCAGAGCAAAAAGGGGTGCTATCATTGTCAATAATCCCAAAACAGGGGATATCCTTGCCATGGCCTCGTACCCGAGCTTTGATAACCGATTCTTCCAGAATTTTCCCCCTGAGAGCTGGCGGAATTACGCGGTGAATATGGTTATTGAGCCTGGGTCCACGGTCAAGCCCCTCGTTCTTGCTGCAGCCCTGGAGGAGAAAGTCGTTTCTTTAAAGGATACATTTTTCTGCTCTGGAGGAATACGGGTACACAACCACCGGGTACGGTGTATAAAGACACACGGTCAGGAGAGTCTCGAAGATGTGTTGATAAACTCCTGTAACGTTGGTATCATCTCCATAGCCCAGAAACTGGGAAAGGAAAAGCTGTACCGGTATTTAAGGGATTTTGGACTCGGCGAAAAGACGGGCATTTCTCTCCCCGGAGAGGAAGGAGGACTTCTGCGCCCACCAGAGCAGTGGTCATTGCTTTCTATCGGTGCGGTGCCTATAGGGCAGGAGATGATGGTAACACCCTTGCAGCTTCTCTGCGCTCTTTCGAGCATTGCCAATAAAGGTGTTCTCATGCGACCGCGTCTTGTGCAAAGGGTTACCGATGCCTTTGGAAACACGATTCTCGAGTTCCCTCCCTCTCCGGTGCGGCAGGTTGTGTCGGAGAAAACCGCGGGTCTTGTTCTCTCGATGATGGAAAAAGTGGTGGCAAAGGGAACGGGGAAGAAAGCCCAGGTAGTGGGGTACCGAATCGCGGGCAAAACCGGAACAGGGCAGAAAGCTGGTCCAGGGGGTAAGTACGTACCGGGAGCGTACTATTCTTCCTTCGTGGGATTTTTCCCCCTTCCTGATCCTTGCTTTGGCGTTCTTGTTGTTCTCGATGAACCGGAAGGAGAGTACTACGGTGGGGACATTGCTGCTCCTGTTTTCCAAGAGGTGGCGGAGAACATCCTCCGTTACCAGGGTGTGATTTCAGATAAGGCGGAGGTTGAAACTTTTTGA
- the murF gene encoding UDP-N-acetylmuramoyl-tripeptide--D-alanyl-D-alanine ligase, with the protein MWFALEEVQRVTRANLARKVDTRFRGVAIDSRKCKREQLFVALRGRRVDGHSFVGEAVQRGARGAVVERVEEDLGVTIFEVPSTYEALVSLGKLASSRLRGTKIGITGTAGKTTCKHLFTRLLGSRFSVAMTPQSFNTTIGVSVSFANFEEDTSFVVVEAGINARGEMEPLASIICPEVVVFTAFGEGHLEGLGSLEGVVEEKLKLAGERTKQVYLNVDRGVPEVGSVALRVPQAAIIPFGRTRKAALRLESFALDVWNLRSTFSVTWGEHRFFFKAPILAPEVALVALPAIHFALEAGVPLGEIQEVLVDFRELPGRGGFLSFGNGVVVDDTYNANPLSVRKVVDLGTSFAQGGYRVCLVLGDMLELGDYAEKAHRDVLFHVQRSPVHLVLLFGPLFRRALEGGFMEEVEKGRFIPVEEPEEAHRILRSFTTSPEKWVVILKGSRGMGLEAMMLEEWREPHA; encoded by the coding sequence ATGTGGTTTGCTCTTGAAGAAGTCCAAAGAGTTACCCGGGCTAATCTTGCAAGAAAGGTAGATACCCGTTTCAGGGGTGTAGCAATTGATTCTCGAAAGTGCAAGAGGGAGCAGCTTTTTGTGGCTCTTCGAGGACGAAGGGTTGATGGGCACTCTTTCGTTGGTGAAGCAGTGCAGCGAGGTGCCCGGGGAGCTGTTGTGGAGCGTGTAGAGGAAGACCTTGGTGTGACGATTTTCGAGGTACCCAGTACCTACGAGGCTTTGGTTTCTCTTGGGAAGCTCGCCTCATCCCGCCTGAGGGGAACAAAAATCGGCATTACAGGAACAGCAGGGAAAACCACCTGTAAGCACCTTTTTACCCGGCTCCTTGGTTCCCGCTTTTCTGTGGCCATGACCCCTCAGAGTTTCAACACCACCATTGGTGTATCGGTGAGTTTTGCAAACTTTGAGGAAGATACCTCTTTTGTCGTCGTTGAAGCAGGAATTAATGCAAGAGGGGAAATGGAACCCTTGGCATCGATCATCTGCCCGGAGGTCGTTGTCTTTACGGCCTTTGGAGAGGGGCATCTTGAGGGATTGGGCTCGCTTGAGGGGGTTGTGGAGGAAAAGCTCAAGCTTGCTGGTGAAAGGACAAAGCAAGTGTACCTCAATGTCGATCGGGGAGTTCCGGAAGTGGGGAGTGTTGCCCTGCGAGTTCCTCAGGCAGCAATCATTCCCTTTGGGAGGACCAGGAAAGCAGCTCTTCGGCTCGAGTCTTTTGCCCTCGACGTTTGGAATCTTCGGTCTACTTTCTCTGTTACCTGGGGTGAACATCGTTTCTTCTTTAAGGCACCGATTCTTGCTCCTGAAGTGGCACTTGTGGCCCTTCCAGCGATTCATTTCGCCCTTGAAGCGGGAGTACCTCTCGGAGAGATCCAGGAAGTCCTTGTGGATTTCCGTGAACTTCCTGGCAGAGGCGGCTTTCTCTCCTTTGGAAACGGTGTGGTTGTGGACGATACCTACAACGCCAACCCCCTCTCGGTTCGAAAGGTGGTGGACCTTGGTACTTCCTTTGCCCAGGGGGGATACAGGGTGTGTCTTGTGCTTGGGGATATGCTTGAACTCGGTGATTATGCCGAGAAGGCTCATCGTGATGTTCTTTTCCACGTGCAGCGTTCTCCTGTCCACCTCGTGCTCCTTTTTGGTCCCCTCTTCAGACGGGCCCTCGAGGGAGGGTTCATGGAGGAGGTGGAGAAAGGACGTTTCATTCCTGTGGAGGAGCCTGAAGAGGCCCACCGAATTCTCAGATCCTTTACGACCTCTCCGGAGAAGTGGGTGGTGATTCTCAAGGGTTCCCGGGGTATGGGGCTTGAAGCCATGATGCTTGAGGAGTGGAGGGAACCTCATGCTTGA
- the mraY gene encoding phospho-N-acetylmuramoyl-pentapeptide-transferase gives MLEVLQEGSLRALLAWTLGMLLFPFFIRWQRAQSLGQKIKKEGPALHLHKENTPSMGGVIVALAAFLSAFLWPPAPDTPFVLFLCGFLLLGFLDDFWKSALHRPWGWKARYRFLVELLLACGMMWWGKDVIPPSLVVPFTGKVLALGPAALFLYGVFVLLASCNAFNITDGLDGLAGGCGILTLIFFGVLLGYLGRASFAFLSFAFVGGLLAFLWFNSWPAEIFLGDSGSLPIGAFIGFCALASGYSLFLPLAGVVFVVDTLSVILQVVSFRLFGRRLFLMSPLHHHFELRGKKEVRVTAHLWLIQALGVTLAFLGVRG, from the coding sequence ATGCTTGAGGTGCTCCAAGAGGGAAGCCTTAGAGCGCTTTTGGCCTGGACCTTGGGAATGCTTCTTTTTCCTTTTTTCATTCGCTGGCAGAGAGCCCAATCTCTGGGTCAGAAAATAAAGAAAGAGGGTCCCGCCCTCCACCTCCACAAGGAGAATACCCCCAGTATGGGTGGGGTCATTGTTGCCCTTGCGGCTTTTCTTTCAGCTTTTCTTTGGCCACCAGCTCCAGACACCCCCTTTGTCCTTTTCCTCTGCGGTTTCCTTCTTCTTGGTTTTCTCGACGATTTCTGGAAGAGTGCTCTCCATCGCCCGTGGGGATGGAAAGCCCGGTACCGTTTCCTTGTGGAGTTACTCCTTGCCTGCGGCATGATGTGGTGGGGGAAAGACGTGATCCCTCCTTCTCTTGTGGTTCCCTTTACAGGGAAGGTCTTGGCTCTCGGACCGGCGGCTCTCTTTCTCTACGGGGTTTTTGTCCTTTTGGCCTCTTGCAATGCGTTCAACATTACGGATGGACTCGATGGCCTTGCAGGGGGATGTGGTATACTCACCCTTATCTTTTTTGGAGTGCTCCTTGGGTACCTTGGTCGCGCTTCTTTTGCCTTCCTTTCCTTTGCCTTTGTAGGAGGCCTTCTTGCCTTTCTCTGGTTCAATAGCTGGCCGGCGGAGATTTTTCTCGGAGACTCTGGCTCTCTTCCGATAGGTGCCTTTATAGGGTTTTGCGCTCTTGCCTCGGGATACTCCCTTTTTCTTCCCTTGGCAGGGGTTGTCTTTGTGGTCGATACACTTTCGGTTATTCTCCAGGTGGTGAGTTTCAGGCTCTTTGGAAGACGCCTTTTCCTCATGAGCCCGCTCCACCATCACTTTGAACTCCGGGGAAAAAAGGAGGTCCGAGTTACGGCTCATCTCTGGCTTATTCAGGCTCTGGGAGTCACCCTTGCTTTTCTGGGGGTTAGAGGGTGA
- the murD gene encoding UDP-N-acetylmuramoyl-L-alanine--D-glutamate ligase, producing the protein MAYFVMGLGRTGCAVLRFLLLQGERVFASDDRCALPEEVARNPLVTFVPPREVEKVLGSVKECIVSPGIHPGHPVIRLFEEKGIPVVSEIELACRYISFPLVGITGSCGKSTTVSLIGEIVRSAGYRAFVGGNLGTPLVESLMSEEVPDVGVVELSSFQLERVYTARFFVAGVLNLYPNHLDYHPNMEAYFQAKGRIFLNQRPQDWSLFLFSSPSWQARWCRIARGRVVPLGVNVRLFEGLYTLEDTVWEGGVPSRALLSLEGCSLPGEHNRGNVLVAVAVARILGIPRETTEAALRSFQGLPHRLEFVGEWQGVKCYNDSKSTTPSSTRAAIEALPGPLVVILGGKAKLEDFSELGKALTRDKIRCVVLYGASRATIAKYLPSWVESYSVESLREAVEVAWQKAQRGDTILLSPACTSWDSYVNFEARGEHFRELVHALGTNTSSESS; encoded by the coding sequence ATGGCGTACTTTGTGATGGGGCTTGGGAGAACAGGCTGTGCAGTACTTCGCTTTCTTCTCCTGCAGGGAGAGCGGGTTTTCGCAAGCGATGACCGGTGTGCCCTTCCGGAAGAGGTGGCTCGTAATCCCCTTGTAACCTTTGTTCCACCCCGGGAGGTGGAAAAAGTTCTGGGTTCAGTAAAAGAGTGCATAGTGAGCCCGGGAATTCACCCCGGTCATCCGGTGATTCGTCTCTTTGAGGAAAAGGGTATCCCTGTTGTGAGTGAGATTGAGCTTGCCTGCCGGTACATTTCTTTTCCTCTCGTGGGAATTACTGGTTCCTGCGGGAAGAGTACTACTGTCTCCCTAATCGGGGAGATTGTGCGTTCTGCAGGGTACAGGGCCTTTGTTGGAGGAAACCTGGGAACTCCTCTTGTTGAGAGTCTCATGAGTGAGGAGGTCCCCGATGTGGGCGTGGTTGAACTGAGTAGCTTCCAGCTTGAACGGGTGTACACAGCCCGTTTCTTCGTTGCGGGGGTGCTGAACCTTTACCCGAACCACCTCGATTACCACCCTAATATGGAAGCCTATTTCCAGGCTAAAGGCCGCATATTCTTGAACCAGCGACCTCAGGACTGGTCGCTCTTTCTCTTTTCTTCGCCTTCCTGGCAGGCGCGATGGTGTCGTATTGCTCGAGGTAGAGTAGTTCCTCTGGGAGTTAACGTGCGCCTCTTTGAGGGATTGTACACGCTGGAGGACACAGTTTGGGAAGGAGGGGTGCCATCCCGGGCACTCCTTTCCCTGGAAGGATGCTCTCTTCCTGGGGAGCACAACCGGGGGAATGTTCTTGTGGCGGTGGCAGTAGCCCGGATTCTGGGGATACCAAGGGAAACAACAGAAGCAGCACTCCGCTCCTTTCAGGGGTTGCCCCATCGTCTGGAGTTTGTGGGGGAATGGCAAGGTGTTAAGTGCTACAACGATTCTAAATCGACAACTCCCTCCTCAACCCGGGCAGCCATTGAGGCGCTCCCGGGACCGCTTGTGGTTATCCTGGGAGGAAAAGCGAAGCTCGAGGATTTCAGCGAGCTCGGAAAGGCTTTGACCCGGGATAAAATTCGTTGCGTGGTTCTTTACGGGGCCTCCCGTGCGACGATAGCGAAGTACCTTCCATCCTGGGTTGAGAGTTACTCAGTGGAATCTCTCAGAGAAGCCGTGGAGGTTGCCTGGCAGAAAGCGCAAAGGGGTGACACGATCCTTCTTTCTCCTGCCTGTACGAGCTGGGATTCCTATGTGAACTTTGAAGCTCGGGGAGAGCATTTCAGGGAGCTCGTTCATGCTCTGGGAACGAATACGTCTTCGGAGTCTTCTTGA
- the ftsW gene encoding putative lipid II flippase FtsW — protein sequence MLWERIRLRSLLEAYEARLQKVRWWWEIDPYLFWAVLVLALFGTIMVFSASMTTALYAYGDVFFFLKRHLFALFLGVLGCAAATFLSLERLRKMSKTFLFSVFFLLFLVFIPGVGRAGGGAHRWIDLGPLNFQPSELAKFAIILYMADALTTYRNRVRDFWRGVVPFLIIVGSICLLVLLEPDFGTAFFLLFLALVMIFLGGGNITHLLLVLAVLAPVALFLLFFGKGYWMDRIVAFLNPWSDPKGKGFHVLQSLVALGSGGLWGRGLGESRQKFFFLPDRHTDFIYAIIGEELGFVGTALVLVLFGVILWRGLRIALRSNDEFEGLLAMGIVASILLQALINMGAVLRLFPVTGITLPLVSYGSSSLFVTLAEVGILFNIARGRRRREE from the coding sequence ATGCTCTGGGAACGAATACGTCTTCGGAGTCTTCTTGAAGCCTATGAGGCTCGGCTCCAAAAGGTGAGGTGGTGGTGGGAGATCGATCCCTACCTCTTTTGGGCGGTTCTCGTGCTTGCGCTTTTTGGAACCATCATGGTTTTCAGTGCCAGTATGACCACCGCCTTATACGCCTACGGGGATGTTTTCTTCTTTCTCAAAAGACACCTCTTCGCCCTTTTCCTTGGTGTTCTTGGATGTGCTGCAGCAACCTTTTTATCCCTTGAGCGGCTCCGAAAGATGAGCAAGACTTTCCTCTTTTCCGTCTTTTTCCTTCTCTTTCTCGTTTTCATCCCTGGTGTTGGGAGGGCAGGGGGCGGTGCTCACCGCTGGATTGACCTCGGACCTTTGAACTTCCAGCCCTCGGAGTTGGCAAAATTCGCCATAATCCTTTACATGGCTGATGCTCTCACCACCTATCGGAATCGAGTACGGGATTTCTGGAGAGGGGTCGTACCTTTCCTCATCATCGTGGGGAGCATTTGCCTCCTTGTGCTCCTTGAGCCGGACTTTGGAACGGCATTCTTTCTCCTTTTCCTTGCCCTGGTCATGATTTTCCTTGGAGGGGGGAATATTACCCATCTCCTCCTTGTTCTTGCCGTTCTTGCTCCCGTTGCCCTCTTTCTCCTCTTTTTCGGTAAGGGCTACTGGATGGACCGTATTGTAGCTTTCCTCAATCCCTGGAGCGACCCCAAAGGAAAGGGCTTCCACGTTCTCCAGTCGCTTGTTGCCTTGGGGTCCGGGGGATTGTGGGGGAGAGGACTTGGAGAGAGTCGCCAGAAATTTTTCTTTCTGCCCGATCGGCATACGGATTTCATCTACGCTATTATTGGAGAGGAACTTGGTTTTGTGGGTACTGCATTAGTTCTGGTCCTCTTTGGTGTTATTCTCTGGCGAGGGTTACGCATAGCGCTTCGCAGCAATGACGAATTCGAGGGACTTCTGGCGATGGGAATTGTGGCAAGCATTCTCCTCCAAGCGCTCATCAATATGGGGGCAGTGCTTCGACTGTTCCCTGTGACGGGGATTACGTTGCCTCTCGTGAGCTATGGGAGTTCCTCGCTTTTTGTGACTCTTGCAGAGGTCGGGATACTCTTCAACATAGCTCGGGGAAGGAGACGGAGGGAGGAGTAG
- a CDS encoding UDP-N-acetylglucosamine--N-acetylmuramyl-(pentapeptide) pyrophosphoryl-undecaprenol N-acetylglucosamine transferase, translated as MRIFIAAGGTGGHVFPSVSVAEELRRLGNHEVFFLGTRRGLEADTVAPRFPILYVSARGWDRRFGLRTLRMVGENIVGFSTMGWYFLRYRPQAFLAMGSYLSLLGAFWAKFFRVPIYLHEQNVYPGLANRIVARWARKVFLAFAETEKYLRTRGEVEVTGNPLRREVMDWRGKKEEARCFLGLESNRKTILVVGGSRGSSILNRVFLEALEILPQANLQVIHITGKEDYLEVSERARKKPFPYLVFPFLESIGVAYAAADVAFCRSGANTVTELFFFGLPSILVPYGEATDNHQWYNACWLAQQGLAVVLGERELQASILAQKLLEFLEQPPQPRKAVVSWVQHLQKASTCIAQGILGDHREERA; from the coding sequence GTGCGTATTTTCATTGCAGCGGGAGGAACTGGAGGGCATGTATTCCCATCGGTCTCCGTAGCCGAGGAGCTCCGAAGGCTTGGCAATCATGAGGTCTTTTTCCTTGGTACCCGGAGAGGCCTTGAAGCAGATACCGTAGCGCCGAGGTTTCCGATCCTCTACGTGTCAGCCCGGGGCTGGGATAGGCGGTTTGGGCTTCGCACATTGCGGATGGTTGGGGAAAACATCGTGGGTTTTTCCACCATGGGATGGTACTTCCTGCGCTATCGTCCCCAGGCCTTCCTCGCGATGGGGAGTTACCTGTCGCTTCTTGGGGCCTTTTGGGCAAAATTCTTTCGCGTTCCCATTTACCTTCACGAGCAGAACGTTTATCCTGGTCTTGCCAATCGAATCGTTGCTCGCTGGGCGAGGAAAGTTTTCCTTGCTTTCGCAGAAACGGAAAAGTACCTGAGGACTCGAGGGGAAGTGGAAGTGACGGGGAACCCTTTGCGAAGGGAAGTTATGGACTGGAGAGGGAAAAAGGAAGAAGCACGTTGTTTCCTGGGGCTTGAAAGTAACCGAAAGACCATCCTTGTTGTTGGAGGAAGTCGAGGCTCGAGTATCCTCAACAGGGTTTTCCTCGAGGCCCTTGAAATTCTGCCACAGGCCAACCTTCAGGTCATTCATATCACCGGGAAAGAGGATTACCTTGAGGTTTCCGAAAGGGCCCGAAAGAAACCTTTCCCATACCTTGTTTTCCCTTTTCTTGAATCCATTGGGGTGGCGTACGCAGCGGCAGATGTTGCGTTCTGCCGCTCCGGTGCAAATACCGTTACCGAGCTTTTCTTCTTCGGCCTTCCGAGTATCCTCGTACCCTATGGGGAGGCCACCGACAACCACCAGTGGTACAATGCTTGCTGGCTTGCTCAGCAGGGTCTTGCGGTGGTTCTCGGTGAGAGAGAACTCCAGGCGTCAATCCTTGCTCAGAAACTCTTGGAGTTTCTCGAGCAACCCCCGCAACCTCGGAAGGCCGTAGTGTCCTGGGTACAGCATCTTCAGAAAGCTTCGACTTGCATTGCGCAAGGGATTCTTGGAGACCACAGGGAGGAAAGAGCTTGA